Part of the Debaryomyces hansenii CBS767 chromosome C complete sequence genome is shown below.
AAATAAAGAAACCCAAAATTCTGCAATTAATACTAAAGTGTTTAAGGTGGCCCCATAAATCGACCCAATTACACCAGTTTGGGATTTGAAGCTCAACTCGTCGCTTGATCTTCCTTTGACATATAAGGCCCTTCTAAATCTTATGTGGGCTACACAAATAGACCACCAAGTGAAGATGGAACTTAAACCACTAATCAGTAGTAACCAGTTaaatacttcttcttgtttacCACTTGCTGCGATAAAACTCAATAAACCGAAAATGTTTGTAATTATGATCGCAACTAGTGGTCTACCTGCTCTGTCAATATATCCACAGATTTTTGGTGCCAATCCTTGTTCAGCTAAAGCCGTCAATGTCCTTGATGTTGCATATACCGAGGAAGATCCTACCGAAATAACggaaatcaaaataacgGCATTCATAACAGATGGTAAGCCACCGATACCCCCGTTGTTGATGGCAATGACAAATGGAGATGCGGTGACATCGACCGAACTGGCACCCAACAAGCTGTCAGAATTATAAGGCACTAAGAAACAAATCAAAGTTAAAGATATCATATAAAACATCAATATTCTCCAGAACACTTGTTTTGTTGCCCTTGGTAATGTCACCCTTGGGTTATCAGTCTCAGCTGCTGTCAAACCAACTAACTCAGTACCTCCAAAAGAGAATGCAGATGTGACAAATACTGAACTAACACCCTTAAATCCATTCGCAAACAAACCTGGATCATGCCAATATCTGTCTCCTACGTAATGTCCATTTGGAGCTCCTCCTGCAGCAATAACAATAGAAACTATTATGAATCCAACAACTGCAAGAActttaattgatgaaaatacaAATTCTGCCTCACCGTAAGCTTTTACgccaaagaaatttatagatataaCAACGAGGTAAAAAATAAGTACCCAGACATCAGGATTGACCGATGTGATCCAGTATGTCATTGTAATAGAACCAGCGACTAATTCTAAAGGTAATAAAAccaagaattgaaaaaaatagttCCATGCAACTGCAAAACCAACAGATGGATCAATGAATCTACTCGCATAAACGTTAAACGAACCAGAAATTGGGAAAGTTACCGCTAACTCGCCCATCGCCTGAATCGTACAGAAAATAGCTGAACCTGTCAAAGCCCAAGCAATCAAAATACCCAAAGGACCACCTGTGTTTAAAGCGGATCCTGACCCAATGAAAAGTCCTGTTCCAATCGAAGACCCAATAGCAATCATTTGCAAATGTCTcgatttcaattttctttttaatgGAGATTTTGCGGTCCTTATGTTACCTTTCTGAATGTCATCCAACTTTTCTAAgtcaacttcttcttcttcttcgtatCCTTCGTATCTCTTAAATGAGTCTTTAAAAGATTGCCATTTCGTGTGCTCttttttatcatcaaaagTTGATGATCGACTTGATACCCCATTAGAGAGAGGGATGCTCTCGCTGTTTGTagattcaacttctttAGGTTCCATTTGCTAAAGCCGTCTATActattatcattgaatatttgaatttttaatttttttttttttataatattagTGCACGGcattttgcaacttttcGCAGACCGAGTAAACGATCTATTATGACTCAACTTGCCTAATGTTATTACAACCTAATTAATTATTACGCTATTGGactaaataattctaaagTATAAAAGCAAAATTAAAAGTAAACctaaaaaaatataaactTATGAAATAAACCACTTGAAACCGGTACCACGACCTTAACCATAAAGcaaatcaacaatataACAAAACCCACCACCCCAGGtaattttttgaagtaTTCTCCTAAGCCAAACAGGCCttattttaatgaaaacaTTTCCACAATTATACCCTTCACTTTCTACACCAATTCCCCATTTAATATTCTCTCTAACATTACAACCATTCCAGAAATTCCACCATTTGTGTCTTTCGCAGGTTTTTAATCtcaccaaatttttcattaatggACCACTGGGACCATTGATGTATTTATAACCTCCAATGAACAGATGTTTTTGACGAGGATCATCATCAGGTAACTTCTGATCACCCCAGTGTCCTGTAAAAGACAACCAATTTCCGTATTCCACTTCTCTACCTCTATGTCTCGAATTAGTGTTATTTTCTGCAGGATATACAAATACACCATCATACGAATAAGCCAAGTAATTCTTGGTAGGGTTCCACAAAGGACCCCTGTCGGTGAAATCGGATAAAATACCGTAAGGCAAATCATGAGGGTGCTGTCCAACCGAAACATAATTTGCATGCGTTCCTCTAGCTGAGAATATTATGGGATGAGTGTCGTCAATCTCCCACTTTTCTAAGTTGTGATAGAAATATGCACCTCCTCCACCATGGGCCGACATCCAAACGATCACCGGTACACCGTTATAAAATCTCACTAATGAATGTTCCCAATCGCCTACGTGATTACCATACGGGCCAGATCCCATGACAAATGGACCCAAATTGAACGAATAAAAGTAGAACCAGAATGCATCTACCCACCCATTACCTTTATCAACTACAATTAATGTCGCTGGCGCATTTTTAATCTCCCCGTCAATCAATGAAGGCTTATTTTTTGCACCAGTAACCCATTCAGGGTCCTTGTCGAAATCTGTTCGGGACAGTAAAAATATATCCGGCACATTCGGCAACTTAGATAATTTACTAAGgttcatttcttcttccgTGCCCTTGACAACACTACCGTTTTCATAAGTCACAAAAAAGTTTGTCACGTAATCCTTGATATCATACGGCAAGTATTTTTCCTCCGTGTATAAATGAACTAATGGCGCATAATCAATAGCATACTGTGGTATCTCACCATTCTTCAACGTTctctcttctttctttggCCAACTCAGTATTGGCGGTAAATTCTTATCGGGTGAGTTTAtaagattatttatttcaacCTTTTCTGTGCCAATCGACTCCATAATATAGCTATTTGCTGCCTCCCACCGAGGCAGGTTCGTTCCTTCCACTGCAAACGCAAATATTAGTATGGAGAACCAATATGATATTATCATGCTATTATTCGTCACGCTTTAAGTTTAATGCCCAtaaaatatagaaaaagGTTGTTGTTCTACTATATTTAACGGCTTGTTCCGATTTAATTTCTGTTGatcattttattttgtatGCAGGTCGATGATTACACTGTTAGTACTAAGataagaagaagcaaaCAACTGCCCATTAAATGTAGAAACTAAATCAAaagtatatatttatatataagtGTATGTGTATCTTGAGTAAATTAGAAAACGAATATTTGATCGCCTAATTTTGAGACCGGCTTTGCCTTCTGGTAGCCTAAGCCAACGGCAGCCTTCTTCATTGCACTAATCATAGGTGGAGGACcacataataataagtttGTGGCTTCAGAAGCCTTTGGTAAGTGCTTATCCATAATTTCTGGAGTAACGAAACCGACACCACCGGTCCAGTTTTCTGGAGGGGTGTTTAAAACGTAATAAATCTTAAATCTGTCCGGGTGTTCTCTAGCCATCTtgttcaattcttctttcaacaAAATGTCATCTTCAGTCACGTTAGCGTACACCAAGCTGACCTTAGTCTTATCTTCTGGGTTTCTCAAAATCGCGGTCAAAATCTGGTACATTGGAGTAATACCGGTACCACCAGCAATCATTCCAAACGATTCAACCATACCTGGGGTGTAGGTGAAGAATCCCTTTGGTCCTCTGATATCGATGGTTTCCCCAATCTTCTTGGACTCAACGTGTCTTGAAATGTTACCATTTTCATAAGCCTtgatcaataaatcaaagtATCCTAATTCATCATCGGTGGAGATTGGAGTGTAAGATCTAACCACCTCTTTGTCATTAATAGTTGCTCCAATAGCAATATGTTGGCCAATTGGCAAACCTAATCTGTCGGTGGACCGTGGTAACCCGAATCTGTAAACGCATGTGTTGTGAGAAACTCTGgttttttcaatcaatgGAAACTTTTGGAAATCATTTGGCTTTAAAACTGGAGCATTCTTTCTGCttaattgaaagaaataatatGCTACAGCTGAAGAGATTATTGCTGCAACAGTagcaaatataataaaggGATTAGGCTCTGGTTGTGACATCTTGTCCTTCTATATGGATCGTTGTACCTAAAGATGCCcgaaaaataaatatatgcGTTGTTGGTTTTCTTTTTGGGATAAAATAATCCGTTTCGCATTACCCGGAATTATGACTTTATGATTATCTTATGATATTGGCCTTGTTATAGTAGCTACAGGTTCTCCGGAGTTATGTATGtattataaaattaaacTACAATTACGTTGTATTGGCTAATAATTAAATAGGCCGTGCTCGGATTTTCTTGAACCTCTTGACACCATAATAtagataaataaatttcgTCATACAGCCGATATATTTACaatgattcatttataaatCCATATAGTCTAGACTATTatttgtcttcttcttgttcttctttttcttcttcaacacTCTTGACGTTCCATTGACAACTTACATCCCATCTGGAGCCCTTGGCATTTATACTAACGTATTTCACAAATTTAAGGACAGAAGGATCTCTTAGCATCAAACATAGGGAATTCCATTTGCATTGACTCGTGTACAATACACTATCGTCATTTGGATCGTTAGCCTTATAGATGGCCGGATCGTCGTCTTCGAAATCGCTATCATCACCTCCATTTAATGCCATGCACAATTCGTAGCCTCCGTATTCACCCAGTTCCCAATTCTTTGGATTTATAGCAGTAGGAGTCAAGTTCAATGTAGCTTCAAGTAACACGTTTAACTCGTCTGAATTAGGTCTAGCTAGCAGTTTGTCGGTCTTTGTGGCTAAAATGAAATCTTGACCGGGTCTGAAGCGTCTTATTAATACTTGATCGCTGGTAGGTATAACACTAGTAATGATCATGAGCCACTTTTTAAATGCCACGGACCTTAAAAATGAACCAAGATCACTTAATTTCTTGTCAACTTCGTCAGGTGAAATTCGATTGATTAGCTCGAAACTTGGTGCTTCTTGTGGGCCTATTTTATTGATCTTCTTGATGCCTTCTTCTGATTGCTCAAAAACATCCCTTCCATCCATGTACATAAAGCGTTGCTTGTGTGGTGGCATGGAGCACTTCCATGGAAAAGTGATCTCTTGCGAGTTGGCAGGAGTCTTTTTCTCTAATTCAGTGGTCTTGATAGATTCCTTTAGTAAGTTGGCAAactcttctttcaaaatgtCCTTAATTTCGACCACCgattcttcaagaaaaatctCATTCAATCTTTGAAGATTTTGGTCCTGCAAATATAGAGGGTTCAAATATTCTGTTAAATATTGTATTTCATCTGAAGAAAACTTACCTGATGAAAAGTTTTCATACAACTTTAATTCCTCTGCATGTATATCGCTCCTGAACGGTTTAggaaaatcaaattcttgtaaCTCTTTACTCTGTAATTGCTGCAAGGTACTTCTAGATGttgtttcttcttgttccCCTGGTATATAACCTGCTTCACCAGGCTGCGGAATATGAAACCACCCTTGAATAGACAACCTTTGCTTGTCGACTCTCACTTCCTCTACATCATGGAATGATAGACCTGGCTGAACGGTGAAAAATGCCatttgattaaattgtGGAGTTAACTTGACATCGTAGTCTGTTTTTGGAACGTTAGGTACGATTGCAGGGAATAGTCTCAATCCTCCACCATAATGGGACTTCCAGGTTTTGTCTGGATCGGgtaaataaagaataaaacTGACTCTTCTTGATCCAATAACATCATCATGCGTTAACAAATGGCACCCTTTCGTATAAGTGTTTATCGACATATCTGTCTTGCTGCCGCTTAATTTACCACACCCGGTTATCTTAGATATAACATCACGAAACTCTTCTGAATAAATGGCAGAACGTAATTTGTATAATGAAGGTAATCTTGATAAATCATCCCAATCTAATCCAGATAAATTTGCTAAATCTCCAGACTGGTACACTCTATATATATCCGTCTCTTTTTTCGTAAATGCGATTTCGCTTAGAACCTCCTTGCGTACTTGTCTTAATAATGTATCATCTACAAGCTCCTTGATCGTTCCCCAACGGAACGGTTGACTATCTTTTACTTCATTTTTTATGTCATGTTGGAATTGATCCTTCCAAACTTGCGCATTGAAATAAGAATGAATATCCTCTTTATTGTAAACGGTGTTTAACTTCTTATTACTGTCATCCTCTTTACCTTCCACCGGTCTCTTTCCTGGCATTGTTAATGTACAAGACTTGATTCTGTGACATACATATAAAGAAGCATTTAAGACATaaatactgaaaaatttcgTTCGTTCACGTGCACCTAAACCGGCGATATTCTCCGGTTGACTCATATGAATCATatagaatttttcagtttcaATAAATACTAGATTAACTCAAATCACCAGAAGATAAAACTAgatctatatatatatatatatataagcATACAAATCTATATGAAAAACATATAAAAATGGTTAACTCACCTACATTATCAGCTCTGTCGTATAATTCC
Proteins encoded:
- a CDS encoding DEHA2C07194p (similar to uniprot|P19145 Saccharomyces cerevisiae YKR039w GAP1 general amino acid permease), which codes for MEPKEVESTNSESIPLSNGVSSRSSTFDDKKEHTKWQSFKDSFKRYEGYEEEEEVDLEKLDDIQKGNIRTAKSPLKRKLKSRHLQMIAIGSSIGTGLFIGSGSALNTGGPLGILIAWALTGSAIFCTIQAMGELAVTFPISGSFNVYASRFIDPSVGFAVAWNYFFQFLVLLPLELVAGSITMTYWITSVNPDVWVLIFYLVVISINFFGVKAYGEAEFVFSSIKVLAVVGFIIVSIVIAAGGAPNGHYVGDRYWHDPGLFANGFKGVSSVFVTSAFSFGGTELVGLTAAETDNPRVTLPRATKQVFWRILMFYMISLTLICFLVPYNSDSLLGASSVDVTASPFVIAINNGGIGGLPSVMNAVILISVISVGSSSVYATSRTLTALAEQGLAPKICGYIDRAGRPLVAIIITNIFGLLSFIAASGKQEEVFNWLLSISGLSSIFTWWSICVAHIRFRRALYVKGRSSDELSFKSQTGVIGSIYGATLNTLVLIAEFWVSLFPLGESPSAEGFFQNYLGFVVLLVFYVGHKIWKNNWILCIRAKNIDVDVGRRETDLEALKQELEEERAILRTKPLYYRVYRFWC
- a CDS encoding DEHA2C07216p (similar to uniprot|P53285 Saccharomyces cerevisiae YGR141w VPS62 or uniprot|Q06466 Saccharomyces cerevisiae YPR157W), coding for MIISYWFSILIFAFAVEGTNSPRWEAANSYIMESIGTEKVEINNLINSPDKNLPPISSWPKKEERTLKNGEIPQYAIDYAPLVHLYTEEKYLPYDIKDYVTNFFVTYENGSVVKGTEEEMNLSKLSKLPNVPDIFLSSRTDFDKDPEWVTGAKNKPSLIDGEIKNAPATLIVVDKGNGWVDAFWFYFYSFNLGPFVMGSGPYGNHVGDWEHSLVRFYNGVPVIVWMSAHGGGGAYFYHNLEKWEIDDTHPIIFSARGTHANYVSVGQHPHDLPYGILSDFTDRGPLWNPTKNYLAYSYDGVFVYPAENNTNSRHRGREVEYGNWLSFTGHWGDQKLPDDDPRQKHSFIGGYKYINGPSGPLMKNLVRLKTCERHKWWNFWNGCNVRENIKWGIGVESEGYNCGNVFIKIRPVWLRRILQKITWGGGFCYIVDLLYG
- a CDS encoding DEHA2C07238p (similar to uniprot|P38626 Saccharomyces cerevisiae YIL043c CBR1 cytochrome-b5 reductase) is translated as MSQPEPNPFIIFATVAAIISSAVAYYFFQLSRKNAPVLKPNDFQKFPLIEKTRVSHNTCVYRFGLPRSTDRLGLPIGQHIAIGATINDKEVVRSYTPISTDDELGYFDLLIKAYENGNISRHVESKKIGETIDIRGPKGFFTYTPGMVESFGMIAGGTGITPMYQILTAILRNPEDKTKVSLVYANVTEDDILLKEELNKMAREHPDRFKIYYVLNTPPENWTGGVGFVTPEIMDKHLPKASEATNLLLCGPPPMISAMKKAAVGLGYQKAKPVSKLGDQIFVF
- a CDS encoding DEHA2C07260p (similar to uniprot|P40032 Saccharomyces cerevisiae YER049w), giving the protein MIHMSQPENIAGLGARERTKFFSIYVLNASLYVCHRIKSCTLTMPGKRPVEGKEDDSNKKLNTVYNKEDIHSYFNAQVWKDQFQHDIKNEVKDSQPFRWGTIKELVDDTLLRQVRKEVLSEIAFTKKETDIYRVYQSGDLANLSGLDWDDLSRLPSLYKLRSAIYSEEFRDVISKITGCGKLSGSKTDMSINTYTKGCHLLTHDDVIGSRRVSFILYLPDPDKTWKSHYGGGLRLFPAIVPNVPKTDYDVKLTPQFNQMAFFTVQPGLSFHDVEEVRVDKQRLSIQGWFHIPQPGEAGYIPGEQEETTSRSTLQQLQSKELQEFDFPKPFRSDIHAEELKLYENFSSGKFSSDEIQYLTEYLNPLYLQDQNLQRLNEIFLEESVVEIKDILKEEFANLLKESIKTTELEKKTPANSQEITFPWKCSMPPHKQRFMYMDGRDVFEQSEEGIKKINKIGPQEAPSFELINRISPDEVDKKLSDLGSFLRSVAFKKWLMIITSVIPTSDQVLIRRFRPGQDFILATKTDKSLARPNSDELNVLLEATLNLTPTAINPKNWESGEYGGYELCMALNGGDDSDFEDDDPAIYKANDPNDDSVLYTSQCKWNSLCLMLRDPSVLKFVKYVSINAKGSRWDVSCQWNVKSVEEEKEEQEEDK